The Kitasatospora setae KM-6054 genome contains a region encoding:
- a CDS encoding 2-hydroxyacid dehydrogenase produces MSARYLLPYAPDAIGGLPADLPALVWDGDGPVPPADALREVEFFCLPYMRHAVALPVIGRLPALRVVQTLTAGMDDVLPHVPDGVEACNARGLHDASTAELAVTLVLASLRGVPRFTRLQDQGRWQQEFHQSLADKTVLILGYGSIGRALAARLEPFECEIVRVARRARPEERVHGVDELPGLLPAADVVVLLTPLTPESHHLVDAAFLARLKDGALLVNVARGPVVDTAALLAELTAGRLRAALDVTDPEPLPADHPLWHAPGTLITPHVGGPSSAFLPRAKRLLRERVLRFEEGEPLTPGA; encoded by the coding sequence ATGAGCGCCCGTTACCTCCTCCCGTACGCCCCCGACGCGATCGGCGGCCTGCCCGCCGACCTCCCCGCCCTGGTCTGGGACGGGGACGGGCCGGTGCCGCCGGCCGACGCGCTCCGCGAGGTGGAGTTCTTCTGCCTGCCGTACATGCGGCACGCCGTCGCGCTCCCGGTGATCGGGCGACTGCCCGCGCTGCGAGTGGTCCAGACGCTCACCGCCGGGATGGACGACGTCCTGCCGCACGTGCCGGACGGCGTCGAGGCGTGCAACGCGCGCGGGCTGCACGACGCCAGCACCGCCGAGCTGGCGGTGACGCTGGTCCTCGCCTCGCTGCGCGGCGTGCCGCGCTTCACCCGGCTGCAGGACCAGGGGCGTTGGCAGCAGGAGTTCCACCAGTCGCTGGCCGACAAGACCGTGCTGATCCTCGGCTACGGCTCGATCGGCCGCGCCCTCGCCGCCCGCCTGGAGCCCTTCGAGTGCGAGATCGTCCGGGTCGCGCGCCGGGCCCGTCCCGAGGAGCGGGTGCACGGCGTCGACGAACTGCCCGGACTGCTCCCCGCTGCGGACGTCGTCGTGCTGCTGACCCCGCTGACCCCGGAGAGTCACCACCTGGTCGACGCCGCCTTCCTGGCCCGGCTGAAGGACGGCGCGCTGCTGGTCAACGTCGCCCGCGGCCCCGTCGTCGACACCGCGGCGCTGCTGGCCGAACTCACCGCGGGGCGGCTGCGCGCGGCGCTCGACGTCACCGACCCGGAACCGCTGCCCGCCGACCACCCGCTCTGGCACGCCCCCGGCACGCTGATCACCCCGCACGTCGGCGGCCCCAGCAGCGCCTTCCTGCCTCGGGCCAAGCGGCTGCTGCGCGAGCGGGTCCTGCGCTTCGAGGAGGGCGAGCCGCTCACTCCCGGCGCGTAG
- a CDS encoding class I SAM-dependent methyltransferase, giving the protein MAAQEREPAQYDVIGERYSDFKRHHGLSPEEPTVRALLGDLTGARVLDLACGFGQYTRLARRLGAARAEGVDISAEMVAQARQQEERDPAGAVYHQYDAAALPVLGSFDAVVAIWLFNYAEDPGRMADMFRGVRANLAAGGRLVAVTVHPGYDPDDPDRQPLRARITAARPVPRGTALVLEFPVEPPVELSFTRWDADVYEQSARAAGFTDLTWHPVTHPEAGTPDGGDPFIVALTCE; this is encoded by the coding sequence ATGGCAGCGCAGGAGCGGGAACCCGCCCAGTACGACGTCATCGGCGAGCGGTACAGCGACTTCAAGCGCCACCACGGCCTCTCGCCCGAGGAGCCCACGGTGCGCGCCCTGCTCGGCGACCTCACCGGCGCCCGGGTGCTCGACCTGGCATGCGGCTTCGGTCAGTACACCCGGCTGGCCAGGCGGCTCGGCGCCGCGCGCGCCGAGGGCGTGGACATCTCCGCGGAGATGGTGGCGCAGGCCCGGCAGCAGGAGGAGCGCGACCCGGCGGGAGCGGTCTACCACCAGTACGACGCGGCCGCGCTGCCGGTCCTCGGCAGCTTCGACGCGGTGGTCGCCATCTGGCTGTTCAACTACGCCGAGGACCCCGGCCGGATGGCCGACATGTTCCGGGGCGTCCGCGCCAACCTCGCCGCCGGTGGCCGCCTGGTCGCGGTGACCGTCCACCCCGGCTACGACCCGGACGATCCGGACCGCCAGCCCCTCCGGGCCCGCATCACGGCGGCCCGGCCCGTACCGCGCGGCACCGCCCTCGTCCTGGAGTTCCCGGTCGAACCGCCGGTCGAGCTGTCCTTCACCCGCTGGGACGCGGACGTCTACGAGCAGTCCGCCCGCGCCGCCGGCTTCACCGACCTGACCTGGCACCCCGTCACCCACCCGGAGGCGGGCACCCCGGACGGGGGCGACCCGTTCATCGTCGCCCTCACCTGCGAGTGA
- a CDS encoding FAD-dependent oxidoreductase, translating into MDTSSTPRSAVVLGAGIAGLAMARVLHDFFDAVVLVEPHPLPADDRPRGGVPQAHHIHGLTARGLDLMEELFPGLDRELEDAGTPRLDHGRDVLTCFPTGNAPRVDTDLGSRLSSRALMEARIRGRVLALPNVEPRTGLRVTGLVTDAARSAVRAVATDDGGTVPGDLVVDTTGRFSRLPRRLADAGFPTPPTRTIDAGVGYASGLFEAPDQSWLALIQPTVCPDRTRGAYIGKLEGSRWMVTLVGACGDHPPADQEGFRAFADRLDNPVVAAFLAEARPVSPLHRYVRTENHRTDYHRMPAWPDRFLVAGDAVCAFNPLYGQGIGVALEQALLLRSLLAARTGRSTPSGPVGVAGVAELTGLAREFQRRLPRTTGYAWRMSTFQDAIWARHRAGRTTRRDRAVTWYLDRLYRAAAADPATAATFARVFQRAAPPTALLGPRVLLRILRGG; encoded by the coding sequence ATGGACACCAGCAGCACCCCGAGGAGCGCGGTCGTCCTCGGGGCCGGTATCGCCGGGCTCGCCATGGCCCGGGTCCTGCACGACTTCTTCGACGCCGTCGTGCTCGTCGAACCCCACCCGCTGCCCGCGGACGACCGGCCTCGCGGCGGCGTCCCGCAGGCCCACCACATCCACGGCCTCACCGCGCGCGGTCTCGACCTGATGGAGGAGCTCTTCCCCGGCCTCGACCGCGAGTTGGAGGACGCCGGCACCCCGCGACTCGACCACGGGCGGGACGTCCTCACCTGCTTCCCGACCGGCAACGCCCCGCGCGTCGACACCGACCTGGGCTCCCGGCTCAGCAGCCGCGCGCTGATGGAGGCGCGGATCCGCGGCCGCGTCCTGGCCCTCCCGAACGTCGAACCGCGCACCGGCCTGCGGGTGACCGGCCTGGTCACCGACGCCGCCCGGAGCGCCGTCCGCGCGGTGGCCACCGACGACGGGGGCACCGTCCCCGGCGACCTGGTCGTCGACACCACCGGACGCTTCTCCCGCCTGCCCCGCCGACTGGCCGACGCCGGGTTCCCCACCCCGCCGACCCGGACCATCGACGCCGGCGTCGGCTACGCCTCGGGCCTCTTCGAAGCCCCCGACCAGTCATGGCTCGCCCTCATCCAGCCCACCGTCTGCCCCGACCGCACTCGCGGCGCCTACATCGGCAAGCTGGAGGGCAGCCGCTGGATGGTCACCCTGGTCGGCGCCTGCGGCGACCACCCGCCCGCCGACCAGGAGGGCTTCCGGGCGTTCGCCGACCGCCTCGACAACCCCGTGGTGGCCGCGTTCCTCGCCGAGGCCCGGCCCGTCTCGCCGCTGCACCGCTACGTCCGCACCGAGAACCACCGCACCGACTACCACCGGATGCCCGCCTGGCCCGACCGCTTCCTGGTCGCCGGTGACGCGGTCTGCGCCTTCAACCCCCTCTACGGCCAGGGCATCGGCGTCGCCCTGGAACAGGCCCTGCTGCTGCGCTCCCTGCTCGCCGCCCGCACCGGGCGGAGCACCCCGTCCGGCCCGGTCGGTGTGGCCGGTGTGGCCGAACTGACCGGCCTGGCCAGGGAGTTCCAGCGCCGCCTGCCCCGCACCACCGGGTACGCCTGGCGGATGTCGACCTTCCAGGACGCCATCTGGGCCCGCCACCGGGCCGGCCGCACCACCCGCCGCGACCGCGCCGTCACCTGGTACCTGGACCGCCTCTACCGGGCCGCCGCAGCCGACCCGGCCACCGCCGCGACGTTCGCCCGGGTCTTCCAGCGCGCCGCGCCGCCCACCGCCCTCCTCGGCCCGCGCGTCCTCCTCCGGATCCTCCGCGGCGGCTGA
- a CDS encoding class I SAM-dependent methyltransferase, which produces MADECFTLPRLAEIYDALDPDRGDLLPYLALAGELGAAEVLDLGCGTGVFALLLAGRGTRVVGVDPAAASVEVARGKPGAERVRWLVGDATGLPPLRVDLVTMTANAAQAITAPADWHATLRGVRAALRPGGHLVFETRVPAARAWESWTRAESHRVSELPGVGAVESWVELLAVDGPLVSFRWHYVFAADGQHLTSDSTLRFRERAEVEADLRAADLEPVEVRDAPDRPGKEYVFLARRP; this is translated from the coding sequence ATGGCCGACGAATGCTTCACGCTGCCCCGCCTGGCGGAGATCTACGACGCACTCGACCCGGACCGCGGCGACCTGCTCCCCTACCTCGCCCTGGCCGGGGAGTTGGGCGCCGCCGAGGTCCTCGACCTGGGCTGCGGCACCGGCGTGTTCGCCCTGCTGCTGGCCGGGCGCGGCACCCGGGTGGTCGGGGTCGACCCGGCCGCCGCGTCCGTCGAGGTGGCGCGCGGCAAACCGGGCGCCGAGCGGGTCCGCTGGCTGGTCGGGGACGCCACCGGGCTGCCCCCGCTGCGGGTCGACCTGGTCACCATGACGGCCAACGCCGCCCAGGCGATCACCGCCCCGGCCGACTGGCACGCCACCCTGCGGGGCGTGCGCGCGGCGCTGCGCCCGGGCGGCCACCTGGTGTTCGAGACCAGGGTGCCGGCGGCCCGCGCCTGGGAGTCCTGGACGCGGGCGGAGTCCCACCGGGTCAGCGAGCTGCCGGGCGTCGGCGCGGTGGAGAGCTGGGTCGAACTGCTCGCCGTCGACGGCCCGCTGGTCTCCTTCCGCTGGCACTACGTGTTCGCCGCGGACGGGCAGCACCTCACCTCCGACTCCACCCTCCGCTTCCGCGAACGCGCCGAGGTGGAGGCCGACCTGCGCGCCGCCGACCTCGAACCGGTCGAGGTCCGGGACGCGCCGGACCGCCCGGGCAAGGAGTACGTCTTCCTGGCCCGCCGCCCCTGA
- a CDS encoding VOC family protein gives MPAAFNHTIIASKDAAASADFYRELLEAEQAPSWGPFTNLKLADGVLLQFAAPPVEIQMQHYAFLLDDELFDRAYARLRERGIDHWADPQMRRAGETNTEHGGRGVYLLDPAGHGLELITRPYL, from the coding sequence ATGCCCGCCGCCTTCAACCACACCATCATCGCCTCCAAGGACGCCGCCGCGTCCGCCGACTTCTACCGCGAGCTGCTGGAGGCCGAACAGGCGCCCTCCTGGGGCCCGTTCACCAACCTGAAGCTGGCCGACGGCGTCCTGCTGCAGTTCGCCGCGCCGCCGGTGGAGATCCAGATGCAGCACTACGCCTTTCTGCTCGACGACGAGCTGTTCGACCGCGCGTACGCGCGGCTGCGCGAGCGCGGTATCGACCACTGGGCCGACCCGCAGATGCGGCGCGCCGGTGAGACCAACACCGAGCACGGCGGGCGCGGCGTCTACCTGCTCGACCCGGCCGGCCACGGCCTGGAACTGATCACCCGCCCCTACCTGTAG
- a CDS encoding maleylpyruvate isomerase N-terminal domain-containing protein produces the protein MIGHRELRAALAETRRVLAPRLGRDWSVPAGPLEWNCRDTLAHLGHDLLGYAGQVTARPGDRYLPFDLTVRPEAGPAEVLDTALACGELLALALAAAEPGLRAWHWGPTDPSGFAAMGTAETLLHTHDIATGLALDWTPPPALCAAVLARLFPDAPPGDPAPVLLWCTGRAALPGRPRRASWTWRAALDE, from the coding sequence GTGATCGGTCATCGGGAACTGCGCGCCGCGCTCGCGGAGACGCGACGCGTCCTCGCCCCGCGGCTCGGCCGGGACTGGAGCGTTCCGGCCGGCCCGCTGGAGTGGAACTGCCGCGACACGCTGGCCCACCTCGGACACGACCTGCTCGGCTACGCCGGGCAGGTCACCGCCCGGCCCGGCGACCGCTACCTGCCCTTCGACCTGACGGTCCGTCCGGAAGCGGGCCCCGCCGAGGTGCTGGACACCGCGCTGGCCTGCGGCGAACTGCTCGCCCTCGCCCTGGCCGCCGCCGAGCCCGGCCTGCGCGCCTGGCACTGGGGCCCGACCGACCCGTCGGGCTTCGCCGCGATGGGCACCGCCGAGACGCTGCTGCACACCCACGACATCGCCACCGGCCTGGCCCTCGACTGGACGCCGCCGCCCGCGCTGTGCGCCGCCGTACTGGCCCGGCTCTTCCCCGACGCCCCGCCCGGCGACCCCGCCCCCGTCCTGCTCTGGTGCACCGGCCGGGCCGCACTGCCGGGCCGCCCGCGCCGCGCGTCCTGGACGTGGCGGGCGGCGCTCGACGAGTGA
- a CDS encoding SDR family oxidoreductase, which translates to MSYVIHGATGAQGAPVAAALAAAGTPVTALTRNADAVVAGARVRAVDLGATEALTDAYRGAAGVFVHLPIGAPEDRLRHARSVVAALEAARPGRVVFSTSGGGPVAAADPAVAAVIDGLGRSGLSHAVVAPRLFLENLLLPPVVTGAREQGVLRYPLPAGHPVSWSSHLDVADAVAALFDRPDVTGLVEVGLHPALTGPELAEAFTAHLGHAVRYEALAPAAFGGLIAPLLGPGAAAGIAGLYDFLGTLPDNAITPDRSASTVLGLPSRTVLQWLADAVR; encoded by the coding sequence ATGAGCTACGTCATCCACGGCGCCACCGGCGCCCAGGGCGCCCCCGTCGCCGCCGCCCTCGCCGCCGCCGGCACCCCCGTCACGGCCCTCACCCGCAACGCCGACGCGGTCGTCGCCGGCGCCCGGGTGCGGGCGGTCGACCTCGGGGCCACCGAGGCGCTGACCGACGCCTACCGCGGCGCGGCCGGCGTCTTCGTCCACCTCCCGATCGGCGCGCCGGAGGACCGGCTGCGCCACGCCCGCAGTGTCGTCGCCGCCCTGGAGGCCGCCCGCCCGGGCCGGGTGGTGTTCTCCACCAGCGGCGGCGGGCCCGTCGCCGCCGCCGACCCGGCGGTCGCGGCCGTGATCGACGGGCTGGGGCGGAGCGGCCTGTCCCACGCGGTGGTGGCGCCGCGCCTGTTCCTGGAGAACCTGCTGCTGCCGCCCGTCGTGACCGGGGCCCGCGAACAGGGCGTGCTGCGCTACCCGCTGCCCGCCGGCCACCCGGTGTCGTGGTCCTCGCACCTGGACGTCGCCGACGCCGTGGCAGCCCTGTTCGACCGCCCGGACGTCACCGGCCTGGTCGAGGTCGGCCTGCACCCCGCGCTCACCGGCCCCGAGCTCGCCGAGGCGTTCACCGCCCACCTCGGGCACGCCGTCCGCTACGAGGCGCTCGCCCCGGCGGCCTTCGGCGGCCTGATCGCGCCCCTGCTCGGACCCGGCGCGGCCGCCGGCATAGCCGGGCTGTACGACTTCCTGGGCACCCTGCCGGACAACGCGATCACCCCCGACCGCTCCGCCTCGACGGTCCTCGGTCTGCCCTCCCGCACCGTCCTCCAGTGGCTGGCGGACGCCGTCCGCTGA
- a CDS encoding winged helix-turn-helix transcriptional regulator, which produces MSTESRSGPRPGPRSGSRSGSPGLPEASEVPELPELPELPECGVARFLVLLEGPWATLIVRELLHGPHRFTELREALPRISPHTLTSRLRRFEAHGLVVRTAYPEIPPRVEYRLTPLGERLGPVLQAMSDWATSIPDPVRGR; this is translated from the coding sequence GTGTCCACCGAATCCCGCTCCGGGCCTCGTCCCGGGCCCCGCTCCGGATCCCGCTCCGGATCCCCCGGGCTCCCCGAAGCCTCCGAGGTTCCCGAACTCCCCGAGCTGCCCGAGCTGCCCGAATGCGGGGTGGCCCGGTTCCTGGTCCTGCTCGAAGGGCCCTGGGCCACGCTGATCGTGCGTGAACTGCTGCACGGCCCGCACCGCTTCACCGAGCTGCGCGAGGCGCTCCCCCGGATCAGCCCGCACACCCTCACCAGCCGCCTGCGCCGGTTCGAGGCGCACGGCCTGGTCGTCCGCACGGCCTACCCCGAGATCCCGCCGCGGGTGGAGTACCGGCTCACCCCGCTGGGGGAGCGCCTCGGGCCGGTCCTCCAGGCGATGTCCGACTGGGCGACCTCGATCCCCGACCCCGTGCGGGGTCGCTAG
- a CDS encoding YbaK/EbsC family protein, translating into MSEQQAEQAVRAPFGNFPRVRRAVDAAAELAPPVAALLAGWDAGLARQVLYVDTDPELADTAVFCAAYDVPAEASANCVVVAAKRGGETTLAAGLVLATTRLDVNKAVRGHLGARKVSFAPMDTAVGESGMEYGGITPVGLPAPWPLLVDAAVAAAPYVLVGSGRRRGKLILPGAVAAALPGARVLEGLAG; encoded by the coding sequence ATGAGCGAGCAGCAGGCGGAGCAGGCGGTACGGGCACCGTTCGGGAACTTCCCGCGGGTGCGGCGGGCGGTGGACGCGGCGGCGGAGCTGGCGCCGCCGGTGGCCGCGCTGCTGGCTGGGTGGGACGCCGGGCTGGCCCGGCAGGTGCTGTACGTCGACACCGATCCGGAGCTGGCCGACACCGCCGTGTTCTGCGCCGCGTACGACGTCCCGGCCGAGGCGTCCGCGAACTGCGTGGTGGTCGCGGCGAAGCGCGGCGGGGAGACCACGCTGGCCGCCGGACTCGTCCTGGCCACCACCCGGCTCGACGTCAACAAGGCGGTGCGCGGTCACCTGGGCGCGCGCAAGGTCTCGTTCGCGCCGATGGACACCGCCGTCGGCGAGAGCGGCATGGAGTACGGCGGCATCACCCCCGTCGGCCTGCCCGCCCCCTGGCCGCTGCTGGTCGACGCGGCCGTCGCCGCCGCCCCGTACGTCCTGGTCGGCAGCGGTCGGCGGCGCGGCAAGCTGATCCTGCCCGGCGCGGTCGCCGCCGCGCTGCCCGGAGCCCGGGTGCTGGAGGGCCTGGCCGGCTGA
- the msrA gene encoding peptide-methionine (S)-S-oxide reductase MsrA, producing MTTDRAVLAGGCFWGMQELIRKLPGVESTRTGYTGGQNAHATYRNHPGHAEALEIVYDPERISYRTLLEYFFQIHDPSTLDRQGNDIGSSYRSAIFYTDEAQRATALDTIADIDASGLWPGKAVTEVVPVGDFWEAEPEHQDYLQHYPNGYTCHYPRPGWKLPAREGA from the coding sequence ATGACCACTGACCGGGCTGTCCTGGCCGGCGGCTGCTTCTGGGGCATGCAGGAGCTGATCCGCAAACTCCCCGGCGTCGAGTCGACCCGCACCGGCTACACCGGCGGTCAGAACGCGCACGCCACCTACCGAAACCACCCCGGCCACGCCGAGGCACTGGAGATCGTCTACGACCCGGAGCGGATCAGCTACCGGACGCTGCTGGAGTACTTCTTCCAGATCCACGACCCGAGCACCCTGGACCGGCAGGGCAACGACATCGGCAGCAGCTACCGCTCCGCGATCTTCTACACGGACGAGGCCCAGCGCGCCACCGCCCTCGACACCATCGCGGACATCGACGCCAGCGGCCTGTGGCCCGGCAAGGCGGTCACCGAGGTGGTGCCGGTCGGCGACTTCTGGGAGGCCGAGCCCGAGCACCAGGACTACCTGCAGCACTACCCCAACGGCTACACCTGCCACTACCCGCGCCCCGGGTGGAAGCTCCCGGCACGCGAAGGCGCCTGA
- a CDS encoding AAA family ATPase — MTDRTFVIVSGLPASGKSTLARALAEELGLPLLDKDEILESLYDSLGVGDHDWRRRLSRAGDDVLFRLAARTRGAVLDNWWHHETAPARLRELGGRLVEVFCDCDPALAAERFQARTRHPGHLDRRQSPEQVAERVAVIRATFPGPLRLGGPLLAVDTNDRVDPATVTRRLAPLLAAPVLPG; from the coding sequence GTGACCGACAGAACCTTCGTGATCGTCTCCGGACTTCCGGCCAGCGGGAAGAGCACCCTGGCCCGGGCTCTCGCCGAGGAGCTGGGGCTGCCGCTCCTCGACAAGGACGAGATCCTCGAATCGCTCTACGACTCGCTGGGCGTCGGGGACCACGACTGGCGCCGCCGCCTGAGCCGCGCCGGCGACGACGTCCTGTTCCGCCTGGCGGCCCGCACCCGGGGAGCCGTGCTGGACAACTGGTGGCACCACGAGACGGCACCCGCGCGCCTGCGGGAACTGGGCGGCCGACTCGTCGAGGTCTTCTGCGACTGCGACCCCGCCCTCGCCGCCGAACGCTTCCAGGCCCGCACCCGCCACCCCGGCCACCTCGACCGGCGGCAGAGCCCCGAGCAGGTCGCCGAACGCGTCGCCGTCATCCGCGCCACCTTCCCCGGCCCCCTGCGGCTCGGCGGCCCGCTGCTGGCCGTCGACACCAACGACCGGGTCGACCCGGCCACGGTCACCCGACGCCTCGCCCCGCTGCTGGCCGCCCCGGTGCTCCCCGGCTGA
- a CDS encoding TetR/AcrR family transcriptional regulator — protein MARAGLTPEVLARAGAELADEVGFEQVTVTELARRFDVKVASLYSHVKSSHDLKVRIALLALAELADRATDALAGRSGRDALAAFAEAYRGYAREHPGRYDATRLRLDPQTAAASAAPRHAHLTRAILRGYHLPEPDQTHAVRLLGSVFHGYIGLEAAGGFAHTPVDPQQSWDWIVDSLDALLRARAGT, from the coding sequence GTGGCACGCGCAGGTCTGACCCCCGAGGTACTGGCCCGGGCGGGCGCCGAGCTCGCCGACGAGGTCGGGTTCGAGCAGGTCACGGTGACCGAGCTGGCCCGCCGCTTCGACGTGAAGGTGGCCAGCCTCTACTCGCACGTCAAGAGCTCGCACGACCTCAAGGTCCGGATCGCCCTGCTGGCCCTCGCCGAACTCGCCGACCGGGCCACCGACGCCCTCGCCGGCCGCTCCGGCCGCGACGCGCTGGCCGCCTTCGCCGAGGCGTACCGCGGCTACGCCCGGGAGCACCCCGGCCGCTACGACGCCACCCGCCTCCGCCTCGACCCGCAGACCGCCGCCGCCAGCGCCGCCCCCCGCCACGCCCACCTCACCCGGGCCATCCTGCGCGGTTACCACCTCCCCGAACCCGACCAGACCCACGCGGTCCGGCTGCTCGGCAGCGTCTTCCACGGCTACATCGGCCTGGAGGCGGCCGGCGGCTTCGCCCACACCCCGGTCGACCCCCAGCAGTCCTGGGACTGGATCGTCGACTCCCTCGACGCCCTCCTCCGCGCCCGCGCCGGCACCTGA
- a CDS encoding FBP domain-containing protein — protein MRELTDPEIRAAFLNCSKGEAKRLNLPRELAEQPWPELDFLGWRDPQAPDRAYLVTELDGRPQAVVLRASSGASWQPRRSICSLCVTTHTGGVSLLVAPLAGPAGRQGNSVGAYMCSDLACSLYVRGLRETGNRIHESLTQEQRIERMRGNLAGFLAKVRGTAAADAEG, from the coding sequence GTGAGAGAGCTGACCGACCCCGAGATCCGCGCCGCGTTCCTGAACTGCTCCAAGGGCGAGGCGAAGCGGCTGAACCTTCCCCGTGAGCTGGCCGAACAGCCCTGGCCGGAGCTGGACTTCCTCGGCTGGCGCGACCCGCAGGCCCCCGACCGGGCGTACCTCGTCACCGAGCTGGACGGCCGCCCGCAGGCCGTCGTCCTGCGCGCCTCCTCCGGTGCGTCCTGGCAGCCGCGCCGGAGCATCTGCTCGCTGTGCGTCACCACCCACACCGGCGGGGTCTCGCTGCTGGTCGCCCCGCTGGCCGGTCCCGCCGGGCGGCAGGGCAACTCGGTCGGCGCGTACATGTGCAGCGACCTGGCCTGTTCGCTGTACGTGCGCGGGCTGCGCGAGACCGGCAACCGGATCCACGAGTCGCTGACGCAGGAGCAGCGGATCGAGCGGATGCGCGGCAACCTGGCCGGCTTCCTGGCGAAGGTGCGCGGG